One genomic window of Eggerthella timonensis includes the following:
- a CDS encoding L,D-transpeptidase family protein, producing the protein MKHAAPTDPTPGHANLPDQPARRRLSAPKIIGIAIGSLVGLLLIAYVAGGIYFSGRFMPNTTLGKHDVSLQTAAEVQATLDDALSDYAVTVTGQGFSLKLSAQDAGVSFDSEAITAAALGNTNPWLWPLEVARSHDETDSLTASSKGGSLGAVVRAAVDEFNATATPPTDAVVAFDEQKDAFAVQPESTGTALDADAVTKAIGGAIASVQPTVKLTADELQQPAVPATDPKLQAAAEAANQLIKANMQLMMGGDVAAEVNPALVSTWISFDENLAPSLDEEALVAWAKELEAACDTVGTERTYTRPDGKVITVAGGPYGWLTDGDALVSLVKEGVANGTVGAVDIPCQTTGTAYNGAGAQDWSARYCDIDLSEQYVRFYDETGALIWEAPCVSGTPNGAHNTPTGVFWLNQKASPSVLKGTNLDGSKYESTVRYWMPFVGNVIGLHDADWQAAFGGTLYQQGRGSHGCVNLPVGSAADLFNIIQSGDVVVCHW; encoded by the coding sequence ATGAAACACGCTGCACCCACTGACCCGACGCCCGGGCACGCCAACCTTCCCGACCAACCCGCCCGTCGACGCCTTTCCGCACCGAAAATCATCGGCATCGCGATCGGCTCCCTCGTCGGCTTGCTGCTGATCGCCTACGTTGCCGGCGGCATCTACTTCTCCGGGCGCTTCATGCCCAACACCACGCTGGGCAAGCACGACGTGTCGCTGCAAACGGCCGCCGAGGTGCAAGCTACGCTCGACGACGCCCTGAGCGACTACGCCGTGACGGTGACGGGGCAGGGCTTCTCGCTGAAGCTCTCCGCGCAAGACGCCGGCGTCTCGTTCGACAGCGAAGCCATCACGGCAGCCGCGCTCGGCAACACGAACCCCTGGCTGTGGCCGCTCGAGGTCGCGCGCTCGCACGACGAGACCGACAGCCTCACGGCATCTTCCAAAGGCGGCAGTCTCGGAGCTGTCGTACGCGCTGCCGTCGACGAGTTCAACGCCACGGCCACGCCGCCGACCGACGCCGTCGTCGCCTTCGACGAGCAGAAGGACGCCTTCGCCGTGCAACCCGAGTCGACCGGCACCGCGCTCGACGCGGACGCGGTGACCAAAGCCATCGGCGGGGCCATCGCCTCGGTGCAGCCCACCGTGAAGCTGACGGCGGACGAACTCCAGCAGCCGGCCGTGCCCGCCACGGATCCCAAGTTGCAAGCGGCTGCCGAAGCGGCGAACCAGCTGATCAAAGCCAACATGCAGCTCATGATGGGAGGCGACGTGGCCGCCGAGGTCAACCCCGCCCTCGTCTCTACGTGGATCAGCTTCGACGAGAACCTCGCGCCCTCGCTCGACGAGGAAGCGCTCGTCGCTTGGGCGAAGGAGCTGGAAGCAGCCTGCGACACCGTGGGAACCGAGCGCACCTACACGCGCCCCGACGGCAAAGTGATCACGGTCGCCGGCGGCCCGTACGGCTGGCTGACCGACGGCGACGCGCTCGTCAGCCTTGTGAAGGAAGGCGTGGCGAACGGCACCGTGGGCGCCGTCGACATCCCCTGCCAAACTACCGGCACGGCTTACAACGGCGCAGGCGCGCAGGATTGGTCGGCGCGCTACTGCGACATCGACCTGTCGGAGCAGTACGTGCGCTTCTACGACGAAACCGGCGCGCTCATCTGGGAAGCACCGTGCGTCAGCGGCACGCCGAACGGTGCGCACAACACCCCGACGGGCGTCTTCTGGCTCAATCAGAAGGCCAGCCCCTCGGTGCTCAAGGGCACGAACCTCGACGGCTCGAAGTACGAGTCCACGGTACGCTACTGGATGCCTTTCGTCGGCAACGTCATCGGCCTGCACGATGCCGACTGGCAGGCCGCGTTCGGCGGCACGCTGTACCAGCAGGGTCGCGGCAGCCACGGCTGCGTGAACCTCCCCGTCGGCTCGGCGGCCGACCTCTTCAACATCATCCAGTCCGGCGACGTCGTAGTCTGCCACTGGTAG
- a CDS encoding 4Fe-4S binding protein yields the protein MSESGRSRGARSVVGVFDGVASEAIIVHQERCAKVRNRNVACLKCADACTSGCFALVDGELAVDASKCVGCGTCATVCPTCALEARNPSDAQLMQACLSARVGDEAVVACVQLCRAAGALLDEGRAAQVVCLGRVEESLVTGLAAAGVQRVRLACGDCSRCEQRHGAATARLVADTSNSLLEAWGSDAQVEVVEGVPASACAEGVAADEAAAAVAAYFAERRGSERVGAVPVDPAAAAAPGPAAAVDPAAAGSVALPRVMKDGTLPHFVPDRREALLGNLAQLGAPVRPSVATRLWGCVVIDGRACSSCRMCATFCPTGAIRKFDCDDGTMGVDHVPSDCVKCGSCRDVCPEDAIQLLDDVRAEYLLDGRVHHYVMTPRPVELGTAQQMVDTMRLRMQGSDIFER from the coding sequence GTGAGCGAGAGCGGGCGCTCCCGGGGAGCGCGGAGCGTCGTCGGCGTGTTCGACGGCGTTGCGAGCGAGGCGATCATCGTGCATCAGGAGCGGTGCGCGAAGGTGCGCAATCGCAACGTCGCGTGTTTGAAGTGCGCCGACGCCTGCACGTCGGGCTGCTTCGCGCTGGTTGACGGGGAGTTGGCGGTCGACGCGTCGAAGTGCGTGGGCTGCGGCACGTGCGCGACCGTGTGTCCCACGTGCGCACTGGAGGCGCGCAATCCCAGCGACGCGCAGCTGATGCAGGCGTGCCTGAGCGCTCGGGTTGGCGATGAGGCGGTGGTGGCGTGCGTGCAGCTGTGCCGGGCGGCCGGCGCCTTGCTCGACGAAGGACGCGCTGCGCAGGTGGTGTGCTTGGGGCGTGTGGAGGAGTCGCTGGTCACCGGGCTGGCGGCTGCCGGCGTGCAGCGCGTGCGGTTGGCGTGCGGCGACTGCTCGCGCTGCGAGCAGCGGCATGGCGCGGCGACGGCGCGCCTGGTGGCGGATACGTCGAACTCCCTGCTTGAAGCTTGGGGCAGCGACGCGCAGGTCGAGGTGGTGGAGGGCGTGCCCGCAAGCGCGTGCGCCGAGGGGGTCGCAGCCGACGAGGCGGCGGCCGCGGTCGCAGCGTACTTCGCCGAACGTCGGGGCAGCGAGCGCGTGGGGGCGGTGCCGGTCGATCCTGCGGCTGCGGCTGCGCCCGGTCCTGCGGCTGCGGTCGATCCTGCGGCTGCGGGCTCCGTTGCGCTTCCGCGCGTCATGAAGGACGGCACGCTGCCCCATTTCGTTCCCGACCGCCGCGAGGCGCTGCTTGGGAATCTGGCGCAGCTTGGAGCCCCCGTGCGGCCGAGCGTCGCGACCCGGTTGTGGGGCTGCGTGGTGATCGACGGGCGCGCGTGCTCGTCGTGCCGCATGTGCGCGACGTTCTGTCCGACGGGGGCCATCCGCAAGTTCGACTGCGATGACGGCACTATGGGCGTCGACCACGTACCGAGCGACTGCGTGAAGTGCGGAAGCTGTCGCGACGTGTGTCCCGAAGATGCCATTCAGCTGCTCGACGACGTTCGCGCGGAGTACCTGCTGGACGGGCGCGTGCACCACTACGTCATGACGCCGCGGCCGGTGGAGTTGGGCACCGCCCAGCAGATGGTGGACACCATGCGCCTTCGCATGCAAGGATCAGACATTTTCGAAAGGTAA
- a CDS encoding 4Fe-4S binding protein produces MNSKKLRTIVAAAVFAVLSIGLIAGVSMGTLSGFGWETFSALCPLGALATMIATKTVVPRAVVSIVIMAALVLVAGRAFCGWICPVPLLDRVRGFFRSPKKRKAIEQEKRSEMLGIAKSELGCSSGHDCASCPSCKEKRTKLDSRHCVLGGALLSTAVFGFPVFCLVCPIGLTFATVLVVWRLFAAGDMTWSVVLIPLLLVVEIVFLRKWCTRFCPMAGLMNLASRFSKTWRPVIDESKCLETASGVACSACAMACEADINLRHPDFGERTLADCTRCRACVDACPAKAVSMPFVVKRSEGAAVGTVTLAEVDEERVEP; encoded by the coding sequence ATGAACTCGAAGAAGCTTCGCACCATCGTGGCGGCTGCGGTATTCGCCGTGCTGTCGATAGGCCTGATCGCCGGCGTGAGCATGGGTACGCTTTCGGGCTTCGGCTGGGAGACGTTCTCGGCGCTGTGCCCACTGGGGGCGCTGGCCACCATGATCGCCACGAAGACGGTCGTGCCGCGCGCGGTGGTGTCGATCGTCATCATGGCCGCGCTCGTGTTGGTGGCGGGACGTGCATTCTGCGGGTGGATATGTCCCGTGCCGCTGCTCGACCGGGTGCGCGGGTTCTTCCGCTCGCCGAAGAAGCGCAAGGCGATCGAGCAGGAGAAACGCTCGGAGATGCTGGGCATCGCGAAGAGCGAGCTGGGTTGTTCGAGCGGGCACGACTGTGCCAGTTGCCCGTCGTGCAAGGAGAAGCGCACGAAGCTGGACTCGCGCCACTGCGTGCTGGGCGGCGCGCTGCTGTCCACCGCCGTCTTCGGCTTCCCGGTGTTCTGCCTCGTGTGTCCCATCGGGTTGACGTTCGCCACCGTGCTGGTGGTGTGGCGCCTGTTCGCTGCGGGCGACATGACGTGGTCGGTGGTGCTCATCCCGCTGCTGCTGGTGGTGGAGATCGTGTTTTTGCGCAAGTGGTGCACGCGGTTCTGCCCTATGGCGGGCCTCATGAACCTCGCGTCGCGTTTCAGCAAGACGTGGCGACCGGTGATCGACGAGTCGAAATGCCTGGAGACGGCGAGCGGCGTCGCGTGCAGCGCGTGCGCCATGGCGTGCGAGGCCGACATCAACCTGCGGCATCCCGATTTCGGCGAGCGCACGTTGGCTGACTGCACCCGATGCCGCGCCTGCGTGGACGCATGTCCGGCGAAGGCGGTCAGCATGCCGTTCGTGGTGAAGCGAAGCGAGGGGGCGGCGGTTGGCACGGTGACGTTGGCGGAAGTCGATGAGGAACGGGTGGAGCCGTGA
- a CDS encoding 4Fe-4S dicluster domain-containing protein — protein sequence MSEEDEGSRKRAKGPMSVSRRTLFIGAGSTAALLGLGALRYAGHNPLCRPPGGQDEARLVSACIRCEKCYEACPRGVIVPAHIEDGLLGMRSPALDFDASFCDYCADENGGEPLCVKVCPTEALRLPAGATAENTLLGLAVIDESQCLAFRDTGCRYCYDACPYEAIELTGAGANPHVSVLADKCNGCGACESVCVSLKAGSIVSGAQERAIVVKPIESAE from the coding sequence ATGAGCGAAGAGGACGAGGGTTCGAGGAAACGGGCAAAGGGCCCGATGAGCGTCTCGCGGCGCACGTTGTTCATCGGCGCGGGCAGCACGGCGGCGTTGTTGGGTTTGGGCGCGCTGCGCTATGCGGGGCACAACCCGCTGTGTCGTCCGCCGGGAGGGCAGGACGAGGCGCGCCTCGTATCGGCGTGCATCCGCTGCGAGAAATGCTATGAAGCGTGCCCGCGCGGCGTGATCGTGCCCGCGCACATCGAGGACGGGCTCTTGGGCATGCGCTCGCCCGCCTTGGACTTCGATGCGAGCTTCTGCGATTACTGCGCCGACGAAAACGGCGGCGAGCCTTTGTGCGTGAAGGTGTGCCCCACCGAGGCCTTGCGGTTGCCGGCGGGGGCGACGGCGGAGAACACGCTGCTGGGCTTGGCCGTGATCGACGAGTCGCAGTGCCTTGCGTTTCGCGATACGGGTTGCCGCTACTGCTACGATGCGTGCCCGTACGAGGCCATCGAGCTGACGGGGGCCGGTGCCAATCCGCACGTGTCCGTACTGGCCGACAAGTGCAACGGGTGCGGCGCGTGCGAGAGCGTGTGCGTGTCGCTGAAAGCCGGATCGATCGTGTCGGGTGCGCAAGAGCGCGCCATCGTCGTCAAGCCGATCGAGTCGGCGGAATAG
- a CDS encoding dimethyl sulfoxide reductase anchor subunit family protein encodes MHPEWPLILFTFFLCVAGGALGAQGLLNVMGKGKKMQLASLITALVALVVGGLSVFMHLQHWERIFNGFGHITSGITLEFIGCIVFAVVLVLYFLMMRRAEDGMAPKWCGVLAIVVGLALPVVTGMSYLMASLPSWNTPLLPLYYLANTVFMGGLTALVIAGLTNDDSAKDLGVKMALVGGALQLIAVFAYAFVINGSAGLYSADIQYYFDPTLPDVAMVDRASIVGGIFAGSQALTFWLGVVAVGLVVPLVLTWLAKKVETGKKLAAYAGAALACVVVGGLCWRVILYVVAISIFALY; translated from the coding sequence ATGCATCCTGAATGGCCCCTCATTCTCTTCACCTTCTTCCTGTGCGTCGCCGGCGGAGCGCTGGGCGCGCAAGGCCTGCTGAACGTCATGGGCAAGGGCAAGAAGATGCAGTTGGCATCGCTGATCACCGCGCTTGTGGCGCTTGTGGTGGGCGGACTGTCGGTGTTCATGCACCTCCAGCATTGGGAGCGCATCTTCAACGGCTTCGGTCACATCACGTCGGGCATCACGTTGGAGTTCATCGGTTGCATCGTGTTCGCGGTGGTGCTGGTGCTGTACTTCCTCATGATGCGCCGCGCCGAGGACGGCATGGCGCCGAAGTGGTGCGGCGTCCTGGCCATCGTCGTGGGCCTGGCGTTGCCGGTGGTGACGGGCATGAGCTACCTCATGGCGTCGCTGCCGTCGTGGAACACGCCGTTGCTTCCCCTGTACTACCTGGCGAATACCGTGTTCATGGGCGGCTTGACGGCGCTCGTGATCGCCGGCCTGACGAACGACGACAGCGCGAAGGACCTCGGCGTGAAGATGGCGCTGGTGGGCGGTGCGCTGCAGCTGATCGCCGTGTTCGCGTACGCGTTCGTCATCAACGGCTCGGCCGGGCTGTACTCGGCCGACATCCAGTACTACTTCGATCCGACGTTGCCCGACGTGGCCATGGTGGACCGTGCGTCCATCGTGGGCGGCATCTTCGCCGGCAGCCAGGCGCTGACGTTCTGGCTGGGCGTGGTGGCGGTCGGCCTTGTGGTGCCGCTCGTGCTGACGTGGCTGGCGAAGAAGGTCGAAACCGGCAAGAAGCTGGCCGCGTACGCGGGCGCCGCCTTGGCGTGCGTCGTGGTGGGCGGATTGTGCTGGCGCGTGATCCTGTACGTGGTGGCCATCAGCATCTTCGCTCTGTATTAG
- a CDS encoding 4Fe-4S dicluster domain-containing protein yields the protein MANYAIITDLNRCTGCLACTVACKAINGVDVGSFWIKTLRVGPHPIEGGSGTFPDVEMYFLPVQCQHCENPECVKVCPTEASHIRDDGTVQIDKSKCIGCQFCAMACPYGVRYLNQEERVVEKCTLCEQRISQGELPQCVAQCGARARFFGDLDQGVDNFEGPAHPDSPGCQYEEMTQTRVKLKDYVEPYTENDIHHLADAGNEPKLMYLMREGRKWRE from the coding sequence ATGGCAAACTACGCGATCATTACCGACTTGAACCGTTGCACCGGCTGCCTTGCGTGCACGGTTGCGTGCAAGGCCATCAACGGCGTCGACGTGGGATCGTTCTGGATCAAGACGCTGCGCGTCGGCCCGCATCCCATCGAGGGCGGCTCGGGCACGTTCCCGGACGTCGAGATGTACTTCCTTCCCGTCCAGTGCCAGCACTGCGAGAACCCCGAATGCGTGAAGGTGTGCCCCACGGAAGCGTCCCACATCCGCGACGACGGCACGGTGCAAATCGACAAGTCGAAGTGCATCGGCTGCCAGTTCTGCGCGATGGCGTGCCCGTACGGCGTGCGCTACCTCAACCAGGAGGAGCGCGTCGTGGAGAAGTGCACGCTGTGCGAGCAGCGCATCTCGCAGGGCGAGCTTCCCCAGTGCGTGGCCCAGTGCGGCGCCCGCGCGCGGTTCTTCGGCGACCTCGATCAGGGCGTCGACAACTTCGAGGGACCGGCGCACCCCGACAGCCCCGGCTGCCAGTACGAGGAGATGACCCAGACGCGCGTGAAGCTGAAGGATTACGTCGAGCCGTACACCGAAAACGATATCCATCATCTTGCGGATGCGGGCAACGAGCCGAAGCTCATGTACCTCATGCGCGAGGGCCGAAAGTGGAGGGAGTAG
- a CDS encoding molybdopterin dinucleotide binding domain-containing protein, whose amino-acid sequence MANLSLTRRSFLKASAMAAAATTVGFAATPSTALAEGEDASAGEIKRIRSCCRACGKVECGVWVTVQDNKVIKVEGDESNAHSRGHCCAKSQSSMLALYHPDRLRYCMKRTNPKGEDDPGWVRITLAEAFDEAGAKFKEIVEKYGGEANFAMGGTSRVWAQPPYGTLKSIFPTPNAHLAYEICKGPRHFGGILTDEIGSPWMEVEQGPLVYVQWGTASEYSNYDSTNRTVVDCSQRAYKHILVDPRMTPLGKEADVWLPLRVGTDLCLSLGWLKWILDNEAYDDAFVRRWTNAPFLWNAEEGGRTEKGWFMEMNGGVDMESRILTEADCDPEWINQYWDYEGRYQRFICWDENNGKPTYWDSEACQWEGEKHKIPTTGTWIEHPYKPIIADAWLPDPSKFADPADAQYDAYWDEGNEGGKRSNPAGLPKNPALFPGGVEVKLKDGSTISAGTVWEAFSDSLEQYTLEYVSEVTEVPVDKIEEGVRIYTTRLNPLHGNGGIHYQLAPDQTGHAVQNTRALQLIACITGNSDEPAGNRGSSKAQVDGCCGRANMLVTDHEPKDWGLDVGTMELGNTPRDLSIEDQIPLIQNFVQYLIDEKSPLAERYGNKVPTAEEARWIAERKGGAYKPSRSWPALKTSFDSNEKQISAERFPLLRYWNRWADSAAIWDSINGIDTPYQIHGGVCMSGDFMNESNLLEAWEALTRLDFWLDFNLWSCPNNGCADIVIPVLHWLEVNTGRVSQGAGGIFGAGQRCVEPMGDCIYDPVAVICLYKAMGVVWNNRDPEYDEWNNLDYRDFVQMGGNVTYEEQEYRVLKDATDWWKTEEFPDGPDFPQYAAKFQEEGWFDCRKWHPERWGTYRRWEMGYRRQQGGYNLYAAIDEKCGFMTPTAKVEVWSTIAETYIPDGAATFASTNVVDPNIPDIDKFPHWVEPKNSRVSNPEYFDAALVDQIKTTDAYINDNYQGDHLVEEYKEALTAHPDSAFIMTTGSRQPVYFHSEHRQLPWCRELWPSPRLEMNPNDAARLGLEQGQWIWIRSPWGAIREVVDLYYGIKEGTVNANHAWWYPEIDTASHGFELVNINCTMDKYAQCWICGASQLRGVPVLVYPATAENSPHGNPVPCDPQGNPVITNANDPRLKEWLSNDPRLEDSKVELTFANMAAVGCQPSVQSPDLLSGGKLAVGSVGGDALGAYSKSK is encoded by the coding sequence ATGGCGAACCTATCACTGACTCGTCGGAGCTTTTTGAAGGCCTCTGCCATGGCTGCCGCGGCAACCACGGTGGGCTTTGCGGCAACGCCTTCGACGGCGTTGGCCGAAGGCGAAGACGCCTCAGCGGGCGAGATCAAGCGCATCCGCTCCTGCTGCCGCGCGTGCGGCAAGGTGGAGTGCGGCGTGTGGGTCACGGTTCAGGACAACAAGGTCATCAAGGTCGAGGGCGACGAATCCAACGCTCACAGCCGCGGTCACTGCTGCGCGAAGTCGCAGTCGTCCATGCTGGCTCTGTACCACCCCGACCGGCTGCGCTACTGCATGAAGCGCACGAACCCCAAGGGAGAGGACGATCCCGGCTGGGTGCGCATCACGCTTGCCGAGGCCTTCGACGAGGCAGGTGCCAAGTTCAAGGAGATCGTCGAGAAGTACGGCGGGGAGGCGAACTTCGCCATGGGCGGCACCTCGCGCGTGTGGGCGCAGCCGCCGTACGGCACGCTGAAGTCCATCTTCCCCACGCCCAACGCGCATCTGGCCTACGAGATCTGCAAGGGCCCGCGTCACTTCGGCGGCATCCTGACCGACGAGATCGGTTCGCCGTGGATGGAAGTCGAGCAAGGCCCGCTCGTGTACGTGCAGTGGGGCACGGCGTCGGAGTACTCCAACTACGACTCCACGAACCGCACGGTGGTCGATTGCAGCCAGCGCGCCTACAAGCATATCCTCGTGGACCCGCGCATGACGCCGCTGGGGAAGGAAGCCGACGTATGGCTCCCGTTGCGCGTGGGCACCGACCTGTGCCTGTCGCTGGGCTGGCTCAAGTGGATCCTCGACAACGAGGCCTATGACGACGCGTTCGTGCGCCGCTGGACGAACGCCCCGTTCCTGTGGAACGCCGAGGAGGGCGGCCGCACCGAAAAAGGTTGGTTCATGGAGATGAACGGCGGCGTCGACATGGAGAGCCGCATCCTGACCGAGGCCGATTGCGACCCGGAGTGGATCAACCAGTATTGGGATTACGAAGGCCGCTACCAGCGCTTCATCTGCTGGGACGAGAACAACGGCAAGCCCACGTACTGGGATTCCGAGGCATGCCAGTGGGAAGGCGAGAAGCATAAGATCCCGACGACGGGCACGTGGATCGAGCATCCGTACAAGCCCATCATCGCCGACGCGTGGCTGCCCGACCCGTCCAAGTTCGCCGATCCGGCCGATGCGCAGTACGACGCGTACTGGGACGAGGGAAACGAGGGCGGGAAGCGCTCGAACCCGGCCGGCCTGCCCAAGAACCCGGCGCTGTTCCCCGGCGGCGTCGAGGTCAAGCTGAAGGACGGCTCCACCATTTCGGCCGGAACGGTGTGGGAGGCGTTCTCCGACAGCCTCGAGCAGTACACGCTGGAGTACGTGTCCGAGGTCACCGAGGTGCCCGTCGACAAGATCGAGGAGGGCGTGCGCATCTACACGACGCGCCTGAACCCCCTGCACGGCAACGGCGGCATCCACTACCAGCTGGCTCCCGACCAGACGGGCCACGCGGTGCAGAACACCCGCGCCTTGCAGCTGATCGCGTGCATCACCGGCAACTCGGACGAGCCCGCCGGCAACCGCGGCTCGTCGAAGGCCCAGGTGGACGGTTGCTGCGGTCGCGCCAACATGCTGGTCACCGACCATGAGCCGAAGGACTGGGGCCTGGACGTGGGCACCATGGAGCTGGGCAACACGCCGCGCGACCTGTCGATCGAGGACCAGATACCGCTGATCCAGAACTTCGTGCAGTACCTCATCGACGAGAAATCTCCCCTGGCCGAGCGCTACGGCAACAAGGTGCCCACCGCCGAGGAGGCCCGTTGGATCGCCGAGCGCAAGGGCGGCGCCTACAAGCCGAGCCGCTCGTGGCCTGCGCTCAAGACGTCGTTCGACAGCAACGAGAAGCAGATCTCGGCCGAGCGCTTCCCGCTTTTGCGCTACTGGAACCGCTGGGCCGACTCCGCAGCCATCTGGGACTCCATCAACGGCATCGACACGCCGTACCAGATCCACGGCGGGGTGTGCATGTCGGGCGACTTCATGAACGAATCCAACCTGCTGGAGGCGTGGGAGGCGCTTACCCGTTTGGACTTCTGGCTGGACTTCAACTTGTGGTCGTGCCCGAACAACGGGTGCGCCGACATCGTCATTCCCGTGCTGCATTGGCTCGAGGTGAACACGGGCCGCGTGTCGCAGGGAGCAGGAGGCATCTTCGGCGCCGGACAGCGTTGCGTCGAGCCGATGGGCGATTGCATCTACGATCCGGTTGCCGTGATCTGCCTGTACAAGGCCATGGGCGTGGTGTGGAACAACCGCGACCCGGAATACGACGAGTGGAACAACCTGGACTACCGCGACTTCGTGCAGATGGGCGGCAACGTGACGTACGAGGAGCAGGAGTACCGCGTGCTCAAAGACGCTACCGACTGGTGGAAGACCGAGGAATTCCCCGACGGCCCCGACTTCCCGCAGTACGCGGCGAAATTCCAGGAAGAAGGCTGGTTCGACTGCCGCAAGTGGCACCCCGAGCGCTGGGGCACGTACCGTCGCTGGGAGATGGGCTACCGTCGCCAGCAGGGCGGCTACAACCTGTACGCGGCCATCGACGAGAAGTGCGGCTTCATGACTCCCACCGCCAAGGTGGAGGTGTGGTCCACCATCGCCGAAACGTACATTCCCGATGGTGCCGCAACCTTCGCCAGCACAAACGTGGTGGATCCGAACATCCCCGACATCGACAAGTTCCCCCACTGGGTGGAGCCGAAGAACTCGCGCGTGTCGAACCCCGAGTACTTCGACGCTGCGCTGGTCGACCAGATCAAGACGACGGACGCCTACATCAACGACAACTACCAGGGCGATCATCTCGTCGAGGAGTACAAGGAAGCCCTCACGGCGCATCCCGACAGCGCGTTCATCATGACGACGGGCTCACGCCAGCCGGTGTACTTCCACTCCGAGCATCGCCAGCTGCCGTGGTGCCGCGAGCTGTGGCCCAGCCCTCGTTTGGAGATGAATCCCAACGATGCGGCGCGCCTCGGCTTGGAGCAGGGGCAGTGGATTTGGATTCGCAGCCCGTGGGGCGCCATCCGCGAGGTCGTGGACTTGTACTACGGCATCAAGGAGGGCACGGTCAACGCGAACCATGCTTGGTGGTATCCCGAGATCGACACCGCTTCGCACGGCTTCGAGCTGGTGAACATCAACTGCACGATGGACAAGTACGCGCAGTGCTGGATTTGCGGCGCGTCCCAGCTGCGCGGCGTGCCGGTGCTCGTGTACCCCGCGACGGCCGAGAACTCGCCGCACGGCAACCCGGTTCCGTGCGACCCGCAGGGCAATCCGGTCATCACGAACGCCAACGACCCGCGCCTCAAGGAATGGCTGTCGAACGACCCGCGCCTCGAGGATTCCAAGGTGGAGCTCACGTTCGCCAACATGGCGGCGGTCGGCTGCCAGCCGAGCGTCCAAAGCCCCGACCTGCTCTCCGGCGGCAAGCTTGCCGTGGGCAGCGTGGGCGGCGACGCGCTGGGCGCTTATTCGAAATCGAAGTAA